CAGTGTTTGAAGTGGCGCCGGCCGGTAAAGACCATCGCCATTCCTGCCTTATCTGCAGCAGCAATCACCTCATCATCCCGGACGGAGCCCCCCGGCTGGATGATCGCCGCTACCCCTGCCTTTGCCGCAGCTTCCACGGTATCGGGGAAGGGAATAAACCCATCCGAAGCCAGCACCGCGCCCCTCGCCTTCGGTCCTGCTTTTTCAAGGGCAATGCGGGCCGCCTCCACCCGGCTCACCTGCCCCCCTCCGATCCCTACCGTTTCTCTTTCCCGGGCCACGACAATCCCGTTGGAAAAGACGTGCCTGACAACGATCCAGGCGAAGAAGAGGCCCTGCCACTCTTCTTGCGTGGGTTCCCGTTTTGTTGGAACCCGGCTTTGCTGCATCAACTCTTCAAAATTATTTTCCACCGCGTCGGGCTCCTGAAGCAGGAAGCCTCCGCTTACCCGCTTCACGTCCAGCTCCCCGCGCAGATCGGCAAACTCACCCGAACACAGGACGCGCAAATTTTGCCTCTTCCTCAAAACCGTGAGGGCCTCCTCGCTGTACGCCGGAGCAATCACGGCCTCGAAAAAGGTCTCCGTCAGCGCTTCGGCCGTCTCCCTGTTGACGGTCTGGTTCAGGCCCACCACTCCCCCGTAGGCAGCCACCGGGTCCGCCTCCCGCGCCCTGCGCAGGGCATCCACCAGATTCGGGGCGCAGGCAACCCCGGAGGGCGTATTGTGCTTGATCACGACCGCAGCGGGAACCTCAAACTCCGAAACAATCCGGAGGGCAGCATCAAGATCGAGAATGTTGTTGAAGGAAAGCTCTTTGCCGTGAAACTGGCGGGCGCCCGCAACCCCGTAGGACCTGACGGTTTCTTCCCGGTAAAAGGCCGCCTCCTGGTGGGGGTTTTCTCCGTAGCGGAGGTCCCCCAGCTTGATCAGAGGGAGCATCAGCCGGGCCGGAAACTTTCGGCCCCCCCGGTTTTCCGTGAGCCTGAGAGCTTCAATACTATCCTTCGCCTCGATTCCGTAAAGATAATTGGAAATCGCCGCATCGTAAACCGCAGTGTGCCAGAACGCCTCCTGCGCCAGCTTGAGGCGGGTCGCCAGGCTGACTCCTCCTTTCTCGCGCAGTTCCCTGATTACCTGGGAGTAACGGGTGGGATTGACAACCACCGCCACCCTGAAGAAATTTTTGGCAGCGGCCCGAACGAGGGCCGGCCCCCCGATATCGATCTGTTCCAGCGCCTCGGCCAGGGCCACTCCGCTCCGGGCGACGGTTTCCCGGAAGGGATAGAGGTTTACAACTACGAGATCGATAGGGAGAATCCCCATCTGCTCCAGCTGCGCCCGGTCTTCGGGAAGGTCGCGGGCCAGGATTCCGGCGTGGATCCGCGGGTGGAGGGTTTTCACCCTCCCGCCTAAAATCTCCGGAAAACCGGTCAGGTCTTCAACCCGCTCCACCTCCACTCCTGCCTCCGCCAGCGCCCTGGCCGTTCCGCCGGTGGAAATGATGTGGTAGCCCAGCTCCTTTAAATGCCGGGCGAATTCTTCAATGCCTTCCTTGTCGGAAACGCTGATTAAGGCTCTTTTCGCCTCTTCTTGCAGTCCGGTGCAGCACCTGCTACCCAACGGGGGGAGCCTCCTTTCGCCAGTCTTTTATTTCTTTCCATTCCTCCACGCAATCCCTGGGGCGCCGGGGATGGCGCCCCTCCCAGTTGATGAATACCCGCCGCCCCTCGATCCGGAGCCGGCCCTCCGCAAGGAGCTGAAGGGCTGCCGGGTAGGTGCGGTGCTCCTTCGCCAGGATGCGGGCCGCCAGGGTTTCCGGCGTATCATCCTGGTAAACAGGCACCACCGCCTGGAGGATAATGGGTCCCGTATCCACTCCTTCATCAACAAAATGCACCGTACACCCGCTGAAGCGCACCCCGTGTTCCAGAGCCCGGCGCTGGGCATCCAGGCCCGGAAAGGCGGGCAAAAGAGCAGGGTGAATGTTCAGCACGCGCCCGGGAAAGGCCCTCAGGAAAACCGGGGTCAGAACCCGCATAAATCCCGCAAGAGCAACAGCATCCGGCTGAAAGCGCCGCACCTCCCGGACAAGGGCCTCATCGAAGGCCTCCCGGCTGGAAAAAAGGGCGGGATCCACAGAGATCGCCGGAATCCCTCTTTCCCGCGCCCGCCGGAAGGCGGGGGGGTTGAGGCGGTCGCTGAAAACTCCAACCACCTCCGCCTCCAGACCGCCGCTTTCAATTGCGTCTAAAATCGCCTGCAGATTCGTGCCGCGCCCGGAAACCAGGACGGCAACCCGAAGCTTTTTCATCTTTGTCCTCATTCCTTTACGTTGAAAACGGGTTAAGAGGTTCTGCCTCCAATGCTCACAGTTAAGCCAAGGCAACGCCGGAGCCGGGGCGCACTTCCCCGAGGAAGAAAACCGCTTCACCCATCTCCTGGAGGGCGCGGGCCACCGCCCCTGCTTCCCCCGCCTGGACGTACAAAACAAACCCGATTCCCATGTTAAAAACACGGTACATCTCTCCGGTAGAAACCCCTCCCCTGGCCTGGATGAGTTCGAAAATGGGAGGAACCTGCCAGCTTCCCCGCCGGATCACCACACCCAGGCCCCCGGGGAGCACGCGGGGAAGGTTTTCGAGCATTCCCCCTCCCGTAATGTGGGCGGCCCCCCTCAAAACTCCTGGTGGAAACTTTTCCTTTAGAGCAAGCACCGTTTTCACATAGATCCTGGTGGGAATCAGGAGCTCCTCTCCGACGGTGCGGCCCAGCTCCGGAAGGAAGGTATCGATCTGGTACCCGGCCTCTTCAAAGAGGACGCGGCGCGCCAGGGAATAACCGTTGCTGTGCAGCCCGGCCGAGGCAATTCCGAGAACTGCATCACCTGCCTGGATTCTTCCGCCGTCCCAGATCTGATCCCGCTCGACAACGCCAACCGCAAATCCGGCCAGGTCGTACTCCCCTGCCCGGTA
This Bacillota bacterium DNA region includes the following protein-coding sequences:
- a CDS encoding phosphoribosylglycinamide formyltransferase; this encodes MKKLRVAVLVSGRGTNLQAILDAIESGGLEAEVVGVFSDRLNPPAFRRARERGIPAISVDPALFSSREAFDEALVREVRRFQPDAVALAGFMRVLTPVFLRAFPGRVLNIHPALLPAFPGLDAQRRALEHGVRFSGCTVHFVDEGVDTGPIILQAVVPVYQDDTPETLAARILAKEHRTYPAALQLLAEGRLRIEGRRVFINWEGRHPRRPRDCVEEWKEIKDWRKEAPPVG
- the purH gene encoding bifunctional phosphoribosylaminoimidazolecarboxamide formyltransferase/IMP cyclohydrolase, with the protein product MQEEAKRALISVSDKEGIEEFARHLKELGYHIISTGGTARALAEAGVEVERVEDLTGFPEILGGRVKTLHPRIHAGILARDLPEDRAQLEQMGILPIDLVVVNLYPFRETVARSGVALAEALEQIDIGGPALVRAAAKNFFRVAVVVNPTRYSQVIRELREKGGVSLATRLKLAQEAFWHTAVYDAAISNYLYGIEAKDSIEALRLTENRGGRKFPARLMLPLIKLGDLRYGENPHQEAAFYREETVRSYGVAGARQFHGKELSFNNILDLDAALRIVSEFEVPAAVVIKHNTPSGVACAPNLVDALRRAREADPVAAYGGVVGLNQTVNRETAEALTETFFEAVIAPAYSEEALTVLRKRQNLRVLCSGEFADLRGELDVKRVSGGFLLQEPDAVENNFEELMQQSRVPTKREPTQEEWQGLFFAWIVVRHVFSNGIVVARERETVGIGGGQVSRVEAARIALEKAGPKARGAVLASDGFIPFPDTVEAAAKAGVAAIIQPGGSVRDDEVIAAADKAGMAMVFTGRRHFKH
- a CDS encoding phosphoribosylformylglycinamidine cyclo-ligase, coding for MREKEPEKKSFYKAAGVDIDAGNRAVELIKRYAETTRRPGVLSGIGGFAGLFALDLARFREPVLVSGTDGVGTKLRVAQMMGKHDTVGIDLVAMCVNDILVCGAEPLFFLDYLACGRLIPEQVAEIVAGIAAGCREAGCALIGGETAEMPGFYRAGEYDLAGFAVGVVERDQIWDGGRIQAGDAVLGIASAGLHSNGYSLARRVLFEEAGYQIDTFLPELGRTVGEELLIPTRIYVKTVLALKEKFPPGVLRGAAHITGGGMLENLPRVLPGGLGVVIRRGSWQVPPIFELIQARGGVSTGEMYRVFNMGIGFVLYVQAGEAGAVARALQEMGEAVFFLGEVRPGSGVALA